The Streptomyces tendae genome has a window encoding:
- a CDS encoding ABC-F family ATP-binding cassette domain-containing protein: MGHLEAAHLEYHLPDGRALLGDVSFRVGEGAVVALVGPNGAGKTTLLRILSGELTPHGGNVAVSGGLGVMRQFVGSVRDETTVRDLLVSVAPPRIREAARAVDAAEHAIMTVDDEAAQMRYAQALADWAEAQGYEAETLWDICTTAAMGVPYDKAQWRQVRTLSGGEQKRLVLEALLRGPDEVLLLDEPDNYLDVPGKRWLEERLAETRKTVLFVSHDRELLARAAEKIVSLEPGPAGADAWVHGGGFATFHEARRERFARFEELRRRWDEKHAQLKKLVLTLRQAAENSPDMASRYRAAQTRLRKFEEAGPPPEPPREQDIRMRLKGGRTGVRAVTCEQLELTGLMKPFDLEVFYGERVAVLGSNGSGKSHFLRLLAGEDVAHTGAWRTGARVVPGHFAQTHAHPELLGRTLLDILWTEHSQDRGAAMSRLRRYELTQQAERTFDRLSGGQQARFQILLLELQGVTALLLDEPTDNLDLESAEALQEGLEGFEGTVLAVTHDRWFARSFDRFLVFGSDGRVRETSEPVWDERRVERAR, translated from the coding sequence ATGGGTCACCTGGAAGCCGCGCACCTCGAGTACCACCTCCCCGACGGGAGGGCTCTCCTGGGCGACGTGTCGTTCCGGGTGGGGGAGGGCGCCGTCGTCGCGCTCGTGGGACCCAACGGCGCGGGCAAGACCACCCTTCTGCGCATCCTCTCCGGCGAGCTCACCCCGCACGGCGGGAACGTCGCCGTCAGTGGCGGCCTCGGCGTGATGCGCCAGTTCGTGGGCTCCGTACGGGACGAGACGACCGTGCGCGACCTGCTGGTGTCCGTGGCGCCGCCCCGCATCCGCGAGGCCGCCCGCGCCGTGGACGCAGCCGAGCACGCCATCATGACGGTCGACGACGAGGCCGCCCAGATGCGCTACGCGCAGGCGCTCGCCGACTGGGCCGAGGCCCAGGGGTACGAGGCCGAGACGCTGTGGGACATCTGCACCACCGCCGCCATGGGCGTCCCCTACGACAAGGCCCAGTGGCGCCAGGTCCGCACCCTCTCCGGCGGTGAGCAGAAGCGGCTGGTGCTGGAGGCGCTGCTGCGCGGCCCGGACGAGGTGCTGCTGCTGGACGAGCCGGACAACTACCTGGACGTGCCCGGCAAGCGCTGGCTGGAGGAGCGCCTCGCGGAGACCCGCAAGACGGTCCTGTTCGTCTCCCACGACCGCGAACTGCTCGCCCGGGCCGCCGAGAAGATCGTCTCCCTCGAACCGGGGCCCGCGGGCGCCGACGCCTGGGTGCACGGCGGCGGCTTCGCCACCTTCCACGAGGCCCGGCGCGAGCGCTTCGCCCGCTTCGAGGAACTGCGCCGCCGCTGGGACGAGAAGCACGCCCAGCTGAAGAAGCTGGTGCTGACCCTGCGCCAGGCCGCGGAGAACAGCCCGGACATGGCCTCCCGCTACCGCGCCGCCCAGACCCGGCTGCGCAAGTTCGAGGAGGCGGGCCCGCCGCCCGAGCCGCCGCGCGAGCAGGACATCCGGATGCGCCTCAAGGGCGGCCGTACCGGCGTCCGCGCCGTCACCTGCGAGCAGCTCGAACTGACCGGCCTGATGAAACCCTTCGACCTGGAGGTCTTCTACGGCGAGCGGGTCGCGGTGCTCGGTTCCAACGGCTCCGGCAAGTCACACTTCCTGCGCCTGCTCGCGGGCGAGGACGTCGCGCACACCGGGGCCTGGCGGACCGGGGCGCGCGTGGTGCCCGGACACTTCGCGCAGACCCACGCCCACCCCGAACTGCTGGGCCGCACGCTGCTCGACATCCTGTGGACCGAGCACTCCCAGGACCGGGGCGCCGCGATGTCCCGGCTGCGCCGCTACGAGCTGACCCAGCAGGCCGAGCGCACCTTCGACCGGCTCTCCGGCGGCCAGCAGGCCCGCTTCCAGATCCTGCTGCTGGAGCTGCAGGGCGTCACCGCCCTGCTCCTGGACGAGCCCACCGACAACCTGGACCTGGAATCGGCCGAAGCCCTCCAGGAAGGCCTGGAGGGCTTCGAGGGCACGGTCCTCGCCGTCACGCACGACCGCTGGTTCGCCCGCTCCTTCGACCGTTTCCTGGTCTTCGGCAGCGACGGCAGGGTCCGCGAGACATCCGAACCGGTCTGGGACGAACGCCGGGTGGAACGCGCGAGGTGA
- a CDS encoding Vms1/Ankzf1 family peptidyl-tRNA hydrolase, which translates to MDLAFLNPLYERPGPWASVYVDTSRHTENTPHERRLTAEAMARELAGQGAGEATCTAVRQALEELRHSGEPHGRALFARDGEVVLDPSLARPPQRDGADWAPLPRVAPLLELAGEDPVCVVAYVDRAGAEFELRSALGREDAGGVTGQRHPLHRTGTGDWSVRHFQLRVENTWEHNAAEIADALAVCQEETGADLAILVGDDRERRTVRERLPQRMRGMVAEASHGAGSRLLDEDVERIRAEHVRDRTAAELERFLAARGPDDEGRAGAVEGVPALVEAAREHRIEELLIRPDGPDAHREVWIGEDPDQLAVRRTDLKILGEQNSWAARADDALIRSAVTTDAPALSVAAAPDAGGDAPVGGLGALLRWR; encoded by the coding sequence ATGGACCTCGCATTCCTGAACCCGCTCTACGAACGTCCCGGCCCCTGGGCCTCCGTCTACGTCGACACCTCCCGGCACACGGAGAACACCCCGCACGAACGCCGGCTCACCGCCGAGGCGATGGCGCGGGAACTGGCCGGCCAGGGCGCCGGCGAGGCCACCTGCACGGCGGTGCGGCAGGCGCTGGAGGAGCTGCGGCACTCCGGCGAACCGCACGGCCGCGCCCTGTTCGCCCGGGACGGTGAGGTGGTGCTGGACCCGTCGCTGGCCCGGCCCCCGCAGCGCGACGGGGCCGACTGGGCGCCGCTGCCCCGGGTCGCGCCGCTGCTGGAGCTGGCCGGTGAGGACCCGGTGTGCGTCGTCGCGTACGTCGACCGCGCGGGCGCCGAGTTCGAGCTGCGCAGCGCGCTCGGCCGGGAGGACGCCGGCGGCGTCACCGGGCAGCGGCACCCCCTCCACCGGACCGGCACCGGCGACTGGTCCGTGCGCCACTTCCAGCTGCGGGTGGAGAACACCTGGGAGCACAACGCGGCGGAGATCGCCGACGCGCTCGCCGTCTGTCAGGAGGAGACCGGCGCCGACCTGGCGATCCTGGTCGGTGACGACCGTGAGCGGCGGACGGTGCGCGAGCGGCTGCCGCAGCGGATGCGGGGCATGGTCGCCGAGGCGTCGCACGGCGCCGGGAGCCGGCTGCTGGACGAGGACGTGGAACGGATCCGCGCCGAGCATGTGCGCGACCGTACGGCGGCCGAGCTGGAGCGGTTCCTGGCCGCCCGCGGCCCCGACGACGAGGGCCGGGCGGGCGCCGTGGAGGGCGTGCCGGCACTGGTGGAGGCGGCCCGGGAGCACCGGATCGAGGAGTTGCTGATCCGGCCGGACGGCCCGGACGCGCACCGTGAGGTGTGGATCGGCGAGGACCCGGACCAGCTGGCGGTCCGGCGCACCGACCTCAAGATCCTCGGCGAGCAGAACTCCTGGGCGGCACGCGCGGACGACGCGCTGATCCGGTCGGCCGTGACGACGGACGCGCCCGCCCTCTCGGTGGCCGCGGCGCCGGACGCGGGCGGCGACGCGCCGGTCGGCGGGCTGGGCGCGCTGCTGCGCTGGAGGTGA
- a CDS encoding type 1 glutamine amidotransferase domain-containing protein, with product MRIAFLTAPEGVEQVELTDPWKAAEDAGHEPVLVSTRSGEIQAFNHLDKADTFPVQEVVGDASADSFDGLVLPGGVANPDFLRMDDKAVAFVRDFFEQGRPVAAICHAPWTLIEADVVRGRVLTSWPSLRTDLRNAGATWVDEQVKVCDHGSNKLVTSRKPDDLKAFCETFLEVFTAERAS from the coding sequence ATGCGCATCGCATTTCTGACCGCACCCGAGGGCGTCGAGCAGGTCGAGCTGACCGACCCCTGGAAGGCGGCCGAGGACGCCGGGCACGAGCCCGTCCTCGTGTCGACCCGGTCCGGGGAGATCCAGGCGTTCAACCACCTCGACAAGGCGGACACCTTCCCCGTGCAGGAGGTCGTCGGCGACGCGTCGGCGGACTCCTTCGACGGGCTGGTGCTGCCCGGCGGGGTCGCCAACCCGGACTTCCTGCGGATGGACGACAAGGCCGTCGCGTTCGTCCGTGACTTCTTCGAGCAGGGCCGGCCGGTGGCCGCGATCTGCCACGCGCCGTGGACCCTCATCGAGGCCGACGTCGTGCGGGGCCGCGTGCTGACCAGCTGGCCGAGCCTGCGGACGGACCTCCGCAACGCGGGCGCGACCTGGGTCGACGAGCAGGTCAAGGTCTGCGACCACGGGTCGAACAAGCTGGTCACCAGCCGCAAGCCGGACGACCTGAAGGCCTTCTGCGAGACCTTCCTGGAGGTCTTCACGGCGGAGCGCGCCTCCTAG
- a CDS encoding aminotransferase class I/II-fold pyridoxal phosphate-dependent enzyme, with amino-acid sequence MRRTEPEGHGPVRFGPPFPDDGLPVLPELAGVLAAAAARGGAEPVGGGATLLDAACGHGDRRGLPAVPDRTALAPGAPALLTALTAAIDGDVLVPRPCASWWPPYARLLGRPVFPCRPRRERRRPDPYALLETVRRMRAEGRDPRLLVLSVADDPTATVAPPELLHETLEAAAGEGLHLVSDETWRDTLHDPHDTVLLSPAEMLPDRVTVVTDLAGSLLPPGWPAAVARFPAGEEGAALHARVLDVLTALDARVAAPVAAAAGYALSEPEPVTARVAASVRVHARVAAAAHHAVVSAGALARPPRCGRHLYADLTPLAPGLSERGIGDAQELEDFLTARLGMPAPGGHRFGDDFETHRVRLCTAPLLGESPEERARCLDADDPAELPQVRRALHHLASVFDDLRDGARRWESSR; translated from the coding sequence ATGCGGCGGACGGAACCGGAAGGTCACGGCCCGGTCCGCTTCGGGCCGCCGTTCCCCGACGACGGGCTGCCGGTGCTGCCCGAACTGGCCGGCGTCCTGGCGGCCGCCGCCGCGCGCGGCGGCGCCGAGCCGGTCGGCGGCGGGGCCACCCTGCTCGACGCCGCGTGCGGCCACGGCGACCGGCGCGGACTGCCCGCCGTCCCCGACCGCACCGCCCTCGCCCCCGGCGCGCCCGCCCTGCTGACCGCGCTGACCGCCGCCATCGACGGCGACGTCCTCGTACCGAGGCCCTGCGCCTCCTGGTGGCCGCCGTACGCGCGTCTGCTCGGCAGACCCGTCTTCCCGTGCCGACCCCGCCGAGAGCGGCGGCGTCCCGACCCCTACGCCCTGCTGGAGACCGTGCGCCGGATGCGCGCGGAGGGCCGCGACCCGCGTCTGCTGGTGCTGTCCGTCGCCGACGACCCCACGGCGACCGTCGCCCCGCCCGAGCTGCTGCACGAGACCCTGGAGGCCGCGGCCGGCGAGGGGCTGCACCTGGTCAGCGACGAGACCTGGCGCGACACCCTGCACGACCCGCACGACACGGTGCTGCTCAGCCCCGCCGAGATGCTGCCCGACCGGGTCACCGTCGTCACCGACCTCGCCGGTTCCCTGCTCCCGCCGGGCTGGCCCGCCGCCGTGGCCCGCTTCCCCGCGGGCGAGGAGGGCGCCGCGCTGCACGCGCGCGTGCTCGACGTGCTCACCGCGCTCGACGCCCGGGTGGCCGCCCCCGTCGCCGCGGCCGCCGGGTACGCCCTGTCCGAACCCGAACCGGTCACCGCGCGCGTCGCCGCCTCCGTCCGCGTGCACGCGCGCGTGGCCGCCGCCGCGCATCACGCCGTGGTCTCCGCGGGCGCCCTGGCCCGCCCCCCGCGGTGCGGCCGGCACCTCTACGCCGACCTCACCCCCCTGGCGCCCGGGCTCTCCGAGCGGGGCATCGGCGACGCCCAGGAACTGGAGGACTTCCTCACCGCCCGGCTCGGCATGCCCGCGCCCGGCGGCCACCGCTTCGGCGACGACTTCGAGACGCACCGCGTACGGCTGTGCACCGCCCCCCTGCTGGGCGAGAGCCCCGAGGAGCGCGCGCGGTGCCTGGACGCGGACGACCCGGCGGAACTGCCACAGGTGCGACGCGCGTTGCACCATCTGGCATCGGTCTTCGACGATCTCCGTGACGGCGCTCGGCGATGGGAGTCCTCTCGATGA
- a CDS encoding DedA family protein, producing the protein MISAAALGQAAGVLVPPAAVAPESTQQAIGYPSLFLLVLIGALVPVVPTGALVSSAAVVAVHQTSPYAMAMVFLTSSLAAFLGDVALYWLGRRGMTSKNGSRWLEAIRERAPEERLAQAQEKLTDHGVAVLVLSRLVPAGRLPVMLACLVAKWPLRRFVHGNLPACLAWAATYQLIGVLGGSLFDKPWEGVLAAIVLTVLISVAPALWRRVRGTPAG; encoded by the coding sequence GTGATATCCGCCGCCGCCCTCGGTCAGGCGGCCGGTGTCCTGGTGCCGCCGGCGGCCGTGGCGCCCGAGTCCACCCAGCAGGCCATCGGGTACCCCTCGCTGTTCCTGCTGGTGCTCATCGGGGCGCTGGTCCCGGTGGTCCCGACGGGCGCGCTGGTCAGTTCGGCGGCCGTGGTCGCCGTCCACCAGACGTCGCCCTACGCGATGGCGATGGTGTTCCTGACGTCGTCGCTGGCCGCCTTCCTGGGCGACGTGGCGCTGTACTGGCTGGGACGGCGCGGGATGACGTCGAAGAACGGCTCGCGGTGGCTGGAGGCGATCCGGGAGCGGGCGCCCGAGGAGCGGCTGGCGCAGGCCCAGGAGAAGCTCACCGACCACGGGGTGGCGGTGCTGGTGCTGTCCCGGCTGGTGCCGGCCGGGCGTCTGCCGGTGATGCTGGCCTGTCTGGTCGCGAAGTGGCCGTTGCGGCGTTTCGTGCACGGCAATCTGCCGGCCTGTCTGGCCTGGGCCGCGACCTATCAGCTGATCGGCGTCCTCGGGGGCTCGCTGTTCGACAAGCCCTGGGAGGGGGTGCTCGCGGCGATCGTGCTGACCGTGCTGATCAGCGTGGCCCCGGCGCTGTGGCGGCGGGTGCGCGGCACTCCGGCGGGCTGA
- a CDS encoding DUF6158 family protein produces the protein MNAHDERGSMMTGVDPNRLEDQQLMKELETIHRTRHDTLLYGSNDALRAHNERMAQLEGEYLRRNPNRPVAPGRTREGARERGAADSATPTSSGS, from the coding sequence ATGAACGCACACGACGAGCGGGGCAGCATGATGACCGGAGTCGACCCGAACCGCCTGGAGGACCAGCAGCTCATGAAGGAACTGGAGACCATCCACCGCACGCGTCACGACACGCTGCTGTACGGCTCCAACGACGCGCTGCGCGCCCACAACGAGCGGATGGCCCAGCTGGAGGGCGAGTACCTGCGGCGCAACCCGAACCGCCCGGTCGCCCCGGGCCGGACCCGCGAGGGCGCCCGCGAGCGCGGCGCCGCGGACTCCGCGACGCCGACCTCGTCGGGCAGCTGA
- a CDS encoding methyltransferase domain-containing protein → MPHARETAVYTHGHHESVLRSHTWRTAANSAAYLLGALKPHMRILDIGCGPGTITADLAALVPDGHVTGLDREPGILERARAEAGERGLANVGFAVGDVHALDFPDDTFCVVHAHQVLQHVGDPVRALREMVRVTKPGGFVAVRDADYAAMTWYPASPGLDDWLDLYRRVARANGGEPDAGRRLKAWALAAGLTDVSATSSTWTFSTPEQRDWWSGLWADRTVASAYAGQAVDTGHATRGRLAQVAGAWREWGARDDGWFAVLHGEILCRKDA, encoded by the coding sequence ATGCCGCACGCACGGGAGACCGCCGTCTACACGCACGGGCACCACGAGTCGGTGCTGCGCTCTCACACCTGGCGCACCGCGGCGAACTCGGCCGCGTACCTCCTCGGGGCGCTGAAGCCGCACATGCGGATCCTGGACATCGGCTGCGGGCCCGGCACCATCACGGCCGACCTGGCCGCACTGGTGCCCGACGGACACGTCACCGGTCTCGACCGGGAGCCGGGCATCCTGGAGCGGGCCCGGGCGGAGGCCGGCGAGCGGGGCCTTGCGAACGTCGGCTTCGCGGTGGGTGACGTGCACGCGCTGGACTTCCCCGACGACACGTTCTGCGTGGTGCACGCCCACCAGGTGCTCCAGCACGTGGGCGACCCGGTGCGCGCGCTGCGGGAGATGGTCCGGGTGACGAAGCCCGGCGGGTTCGTCGCCGTACGGGACGCGGACTACGCGGCGATGACCTGGTATCCCGCCTCGCCCGGCCTGGACGACTGGCTGGACCTGTACCGGCGGGTGGCGCGGGCCAACGGCGGCGAACCGGACGCGGGCCGGCGCCTCAAGGCGTGGGCACTGGCCGCGGGGCTCACCGACGTCAGCGCGACGTCGAGCACGTGGACCTTCTCCACACCGGAGCAACGTGACTGGTGGAGCGGCCTGTGGGCGGACCGCACGGTGGCGTCCGCCTATGCGGGACAGGCCGTCGACACCGGGCACGCCACCCGCGGACGGCTGGCCCAGGTGGCCGGCGCGTGGCGCGAGTGGGGTGCCCGGGACGACGGCTGGTTCGCCGTGCTGCACGGCGAGATCCTCTGCCGCAAGGACGCCTGA
- a CDS encoding CBS domain-containing protein: protein MAQYVKDVMTPGVVAVRPDASVVEAARLMRGQNIGDVVVADGQRVVGVVTDRDITVRAVAEGRDPFGVSVESVCTPDPLTLAPDDPVSSAVALMREHAVRRIPVVEGGLPVGLVTLGDLAEARDPGSALADISRAEPDDSD, encoded by the coding sequence ATGGCCCAGTACGTGAAGGACGTGATGACTCCCGGGGTGGTCGCCGTACGGCCGGACGCCTCGGTCGTCGAGGCGGCGCGGCTGATGCGCGGCCAGAACATCGGCGACGTGGTGGTGGCCGACGGACAGCGCGTCGTGGGCGTGGTCACCGACCGGGACATCACCGTACGGGCGGTGGCCGAGGGCAGGGACCCGTTCGGGGTGAGCGTGGAGTCGGTGTGCACGCCGGACCCGCTGACCCTCGCCCCGGACGACCCGGTGTCCTCGGCCGTCGCGCTGATGCGGGAGCACGCGGTGCGCCGGATCCCCGTGGTGGAGGGCGGCCTGCCCGTCGGCCTGGTGACGCTCGGCGACCTGGCCGAGGCCCGGGATCCCGGGTCGGCGCTGGCCGACATCAGCCGCGCGGAGCCCGACGACAGCGACTGA
- a CDS encoding gas vesicle protein, producing MTVVERREIALVDLLDRLLAGGVVITGDITLRIADVDLVRIDLNALISSVNQQVPSPFEESP from the coding sequence GTGACCGTCGTCGAACGGCGTGAGATCGCCCTGGTCGACCTGCTCGACCGGCTGCTGGCCGGGGGCGTGGTGATCACCGGCGACATCACGCTGCGGATCGCGGACGTGGACCTGGTCCGCATCGACCTCAACGCGCTCATCAGCTCGGTGAACCAGCAGGTCCCCTCGCCCTTCGAGGAGTCCCCTTGA
- a CDS encoding gas vesicle protein K codes for MSDEPRHHAPDVPRHHAPDAPQPFTVSDVGADAVDGRSALAPEASFDTRPEPRDPHAGRRRRLDLEPDTVERDLVKLVLTVVELLRQLMERQAVRRFDEGDLTEEQEERVGLTLMLLEDRMAELRNRYGLRPEDLNLDLGPLGPLLPRD; via the coding sequence TTGAGCGACGAACCGCGCCACCACGCGCCCGACGTGCCGCGTCACCACGCGCCCGACGCGCCGCAGCCCTTCACCGTGTCCGACGTCGGCGCGGACGCCGTCGACGGGCGGTCCGCACTGGCTCCGGAGGCGTCCTTCGACACGCGTCCGGAACCGCGCGATCCGCACGCCGGCCGCCGCCGACGGCTCGACCTGGAGCCGGACACCGTGGAGCGCGACCTGGTGAAGCTGGTGCTGACCGTCGTCGAACTCCTGCGCCAGCTCATGGAGCGCCAGGCGGTGCGCCGCTTCGACGAAGGGGACCTGACCGAGGAACAGGAGGAGCGGGTCGGACTGACCCTCATGCTCCTGGAGGACCGGATGGCCGAGCTGCGCAACCGCTACGGCCTGCGCCCCGAGGACCTCAACCTCGACCTCGGGCCGCTCGGTCCGCTGCTGCCCCGGGACTGA
- a CDS encoding RNA polymerase sigma factor SigF, with the protein MRTRAGAKAHPHDDAPDTAAAFRRLAALPEGPERDALRDEIVEAWLPMAHRLAGRFRSRGESYDDLCQVAALGLLKAVDRYDPELGNAFESYAVPTVTGEIKRHFRDHMWTLHVPRRVQELRNRVRHAAQDLSRTVQGRAPTVSEIAECAGLTEDEVRTGQAASESFSALSLDAEMPGSDDGYSLGDALGGPDPALDTVVDRQAVKDRLAELPERERAILYMRFFDDMTQNRIAEELGLSQMHVSRLITRSCGRVREQVMGDTDEE; encoded by the coding sequence ATGCGCACCCGAGCCGGCGCCAAGGCGCATCCCCACGACGACGCACCCGACACGGCGGCGGCCTTCCGCAGGCTCGCCGCACTGCCCGAAGGGCCCGAGCGCGACGCGCTGCGGGACGAGATCGTGGAGGCCTGGCTGCCCATGGCGCACCGCCTCGCCGGACGGTTCCGCAGCCGCGGCGAGAGCTACGACGACCTGTGCCAGGTCGCCGCCCTGGGCCTGCTCAAGGCCGTCGACCGCTACGACCCCGAGCTGGGCAACGCCTTCGAGAGCTACGCCGTGCCCACCGTCACCGGCGAGATCAAGCGGCACTTCCGCGACCACATGTGGACCCTGCACGTCCCCCGCCGCGTCCAGGAGCTGCGCAATCGCGTCCGGCACGCCGCCCAGGACCTCTCCCGGACCGTCCAGGGCCGCGCCCCCACCGTGAGTGAGATCGCCGAGTGCGCCGGACTGACCGAGGACGAGGTGCGCACCGGGCAGGCGGCGTCGGAAAGCTTCAGCGCGCTGTCCCTGGACGCCGAGATGCCCGGCAGCGACGACGGCTACTCCCTGGGCGACGCCCTGGGCGGCCCCGACCCCGCGCTGGACACCGTGGTCGACCGCCAGGCGGTCAAGGACCGGCTGGCCGAGCTGCCGGAGCGCGAGCGGGCGATCCTGTACATGCGCTTCTTCGACGACATGACGCAGAACCGCATCGCCGAGGAGCTGGGCCTGTCCCAGATGCACGTCTCCCGGCTGATCACCCGCAGCTGCGGCCGGGTGCGGGAGCAGGTCATGGGCGACACCGACGAGGAGTGA
- a CDS encoding DUF2795 domain-containing protein, giving the protein MQRGSDRLSVHRDDEMKHELQGLLRSGHPTRTEEWHDPEPVADDDPEVARGPVTPGRGPTSLESTRLELARILGRGVFPAGPRELMRALDRRHAPDALVEALERLPRKDRYTGVQELAEALTRSRETETA; this is encoded by the coding sequence ATGCAGCGAGGCAGTGACCGGCTCAGCGTCCACCGTGACGACGAGATGAAGCACGAACTGCAGGGCCTGCTGCGGTCGGGGCATCCGACCCGCACCGAGGAGTGGCACGACCCGGAGCCCGTCGCCGACGACGACCCCGAGGTCGCGCGCGGCCCCGTGACACCGGGCCGCGGTCCGACGTCGCTGGAGTCGACACGACTGGAACTGGCCCGGATCCTGGGCCGCGGGGTGTTCCCCGCGGGTCCCCGTGAACTCATGCGTGCCCTGGACCGGCGGCACGCCCCCGACGCGCTCGTCGAGGCGCTGGAGCGGCTGCCGCGCAAGGACCGCTACACCGGTGTCCAGGAGCTGGCCGAGGCGCTGACCCGGTCGCGGGAGACGGAGACGGCGTGA